A section of the Drosophila subobscura isolate 14011-0131.10 chromosome A, UCBerk_Dsub_1.0, whole genome shotgun sequence genome encodes:
- the LOC117891007 gene encoding A disintegrin and metalloproteinase with thrombospondin motifs 7 isoform X1 has translation MPSLGLTTLLFLWLVLEAEADHHHGSLIEESITRISPSPSPRPTLFGLHTDELMAGEGELVVPRRVYPDGAFMTHSLAYAHDRDHRRHRQRRSLVDQEEQEEAVLHLQLPLRNETLHLELIPHSYFLAPQLVVERHRRDLRTRSSLSEKHLNCHFHGKVRGQPSTNVAISTCSGLVGHIRTASNEYFIEPSKQHEPHPEHGHPHVLFQRSSVKPKQQAGRKRNNRKRTGGGGGGGGGGAVAGSGISNCGTREPRRRMETRLEWQARGKVKIQGGRQIRRRHHHHGHDQGQGNRHRGQQLHRRQHRRHRHHQQPHTKFKYETHPQGQEEGQSQSQGQGHKQKRSISSPRHVETLIVADATMTAFHKDLNGYLLTIMNMVSALYKDPSIGNSIEIVVVRIIRLDEEESQQQLNLTQNAQKNLDRFCSWQHKLNKGSEKDPHHHDVAILITRKNICANNCMTLGLANVGGMCKPKQSCSVNEDNGIMLAHTITHELGHNFGMFHDTAKIGCHPRVGPIVHIMTPTFGADTLQVCWSNCSRKYITHFLDQGLGECLDDPPTPLDEYNYTGELPGARYNARGQCRMQFNLTTDSEVGACSAPHEFCSTLWCRVNGECVTNMRPTAPGTSCGRNKWCQNGKCVRREELAAVNGGWGNWSEWSECSRSCGGGVSTQQRECDSPVPANGGVFCIGERKRYKICRKRLCPEQEPSFRAQQCARYDNVSYQGATYKWLPFFDKNNPCRLFCSDVDDTIIANWGETVLDGTPCTLGTNNMCIDGICKKVGCDWIVDSDMQDDRCGVCGGAGDQCKPVRDTYEEPFSAKDGAYVEIVSIPSRARHILIREQANSPHFLAIGRSQSPDKFYLNGDSLISMPGEFEIAGAESLYDRIDEQETIKIPQPIQHSISVYAIVRGNESNAGIYFEFTLPPFNVSAGRQYLWRLSNWTLCSASCGGGVQHREPICQENGKVLVDKLPCWTHAKNKRPLRQTRSCSEQQCPAHWWPGPWQFCPLTCRQPGSPMPQRRRSIVCLDQHDVVVADNQCGLLTRPPEAEPCEASLPECRPSARE, from the exons ATGCCGAGCCTTGGCCTGACCACGCTGCTCTTTCTGTGGCTGGTCctggaggcagaggcagatcaTCATCACGGATCCCTAATTGAAGAATCAATCACAAGgatcagtcccagtcccagtccccgtcCCACACTCTTTGGCCTCCACACGGACGAGCTGATGGCGGGTGAGGGGGAGCTGGTGGTGCCACGACGCGTATACCCCGACGGCGCCTTCATGACGCACTCCCTGGCATACGCTCACGATCGGGATCATCGTCGGCATCGACAGCGACGGAGCCTGGTGGATCAGGAGGAACAGGAGGAAGCTGTGCTgcatttgcagctgccactgcgcAATGAGACGCTGCACCTGGAGCTCAT ACCCCACAGCTATTTCCTGGCCCCACAGCTGGTGGTGGAGCGACACCGTCGGGACCTGCGCACCCGCTCGTCCCTATCCGAGAAGCACCTGAACTGCCACTTTCACGGGAAGGTGCGTGGCCAGCCATCGACCAATGTAGCCATCTCCACCTGCTCGGGGCTG GTCGGGCACATCCGGACGGCCAGCAATGAGTACTTCATTGAGCCCTCCAAGCAGCATGAGCCGCATCCGGAGCACGGACATCCGCATGTGCTGTTCCAGCGATCGTCCGTGAAGCCGAAACAACAGGCTGGCAGAAAGCGAAACAATCGCAAAAggacaggaggaggaggcggaggaggaggaggaggagctgttgCAGGCTCAGGGATTAGCAATTGTGGCACGCGAGAGCCCAGACGCCGCATGGAGACCCGCTTGGAATGGCAGGCGAGGGGCAAGGTGAAGATCCAAGGCGGACGACAGATACGTCGTCGTCACCATCATCACGGGCACGATCAGGGGCAGGGGAACAGGCATcgggggcagcagctgcatcgcCGTCAGCATCGTCGCCAtcgccaccaccagcaaccGCACACGAAATTCAAGTACGAGACGCACCCCCAGGGACAGGAAGAgggtcagagtcagagtcagggacagggacacaaGCAGAAGCGCTCCATAAGCAGCCCCAGGCATGTGGAGACGCTGATTGTGGCCGATGCCACAATGACGGCCTTCCACAAGGACCTCAACGGCTATCTGCTGACAATCATGAATATGGTTTCGGCGCTGTACAAGGATCCCAGCATCGGCAACTCCATTGAGATTGTGGTGGTGCGCATCATACGgctggacgaggaggagtcgcagcagcagctaaatcTCACACAGAATGCCCAAAAGAATCTCGATCGATTTTGCAG CTGGCAGCATAAGCTGAACAAAGGAAGCGAAAAGGATCCGCACCATCACGATGTGGCCATTCTGATCACGCGTAAGAATATTTGCGCCAACAATTGCAT GACCCTGGGCCTGGCCAACGTTGGAGGGATGTGCAAGCCAAAGCAGTCGTGCAGCGTCAACGAGGACAATGGCATCATGCTGGCCCACACGATCACCCACGAACTGGGGCACAA CTTTGGCATGTTCCATGACACGGCCAAGATTGGCTGCCATCCCCGGGTGGGGCCCATTGTGCACATCATGACGCCCACCTTTGGAGCGGACACGCTGCAGGTTTGCTGGTCGAACTGCAGCCGCAAGTACATAACGCATTTCCTCGA ccAGGGCCTGGGCGAGTGCCTAGACGATCCGCCAACGCCGCTGGACGAGTACAACTATACGGGCGAGCTGCCTGGAGCGAGGTACAATGCACGCGGCCAATGCCGGATGCAGTTCAACCTGACCACCGATAGCGAGGTGGGCGCCTGCTCCGCCCCGCACGAGTTCTGCTCGACGCTGTGGTGTCGCGTGAACGGCGAGTGCGTGACCAATATGCGGCCCACGGCGCCGGGCACCAGCTGCGGGCGGAACAAGTGGTGCCAGAACGGCAAGTGTGTGCGCCGCGAGGAGCTGGCGGCCGTCAACGGTGGCTGGGGTAACTGGAGCGAGTGGAGCGAATGCTCGCGCAGCTGCGGCGGTGGCGTTTCCACGCAACAGCGCGAATGTGACTCCCCGGTGCCGGCCAACGGCGGCGTCTTCTGCATTGGGGAGCGCAAGCGGTACAAGATCTGCCGCAAGCGGCTCTGTCCCGAGCAGGAGCCGAGCTTCCGTGCCCAGCAGTGCGCCCGCTACGACAATGTGAGCTACCAGGGAGCGACCTACAAGTGGCTGCCCTTCTTCGACAAGA ACAATCCCTGTCGACTGTTTTGCAGCGATGTGGACGACACAATCATCGCCAACTGGGGCGAGACGGTGCTGGATGGGACGCCCTGCACACTGGGAACGAACAACATGTGCATCGATGGCATCTGCAAG AAAGTTGGTTGCGATTGGATCGTTGACTCGGACATGCAGGACGATCGTTGCGGTGTCTGCGGCGGTGCTGGCGATCAGTGCAAACCGGTGAGGGACACCTACGAGGAGCCCTTCAGCGCCAAGGATGGTGCCTACGTGGAGATTGTCAGCATACCGTCACGCGCACGACACATTCTCATCAGGGAGCAGGCCAATTCGCCCCACTTCCTCGCCATCGGACGGTCCCAGAGTCCGGACAAGTTCTACCTGAACGGCGACAGCCTGATCTCCATGCCCGGTGAATTCGAGATCGCCGGCGCCGAGAGCCTCTACGATCGCATTGACGAGCAGGAGACCATCAAAATACCTCAGCCCATCCAGCATTCCATATCGGTTTAT GCGATCGTTCGGGGTAACGAGAGCAATGCTGGCATCTACTTCGAGTTCACGCTGCCACCGTTCAATGTCAGCGCTGGACGACAGTATCTGTGGCGCCTGAGCAACTGGACCCTGTGCTCGGCCAGCTGCGGTGGCGGTGTCCAGCATCGTGAGCCCATTTGCCAGGAGAATGGAAAGG TGCTTGTCGACAAGTTGCCGTGCTGGACGCATGCCAAGAACAAGCGGCCGCTGCGCCAGACGCGCTCCTGTTCGGAGCAGCAGTGTCCGGCCCACTGGTGGCCGGGTCCGTGGCAGTTCTGTCCGCTCACCTGCCGCCAGCCGGGCAGCCCAATGCCGCAGCGTCGTCGCTCGATTGTGTGCCTCGATCAGCACGATGTTGTCGTGGCCGACAATCAGTGCGGCCTCCTGACACGGCCCCCGGAAGCGGAGCCCTGCGAGGCATCACTGCCCGAGTGCCGCCCCAGTGCCAGGGAGTGA
- the LOC117891022 gene encoding myogenesis-regulating glycosidase isoform X2 — translation MSSPNGSRFTLSSVPTEERPPDKDTHIDKDKDMEKIADDANSSQGTPATTPCDTTLNTPDKGMGATTINFAATPNDEDSDDEFGNAKKRVYRDRFRNRRRASIAPLPALRLNSKEMLASDFDTHSLASNQASITSVNSLASLLREKMQAFPQLIRKKKRETKDYKIKIFVIIMFFIIIFLIGYAYIAYHQQVLTKSYFQKIKFNSVDRIFRILNQDDKEVISGQLGVTLGSDSAPFHCLEEQRRSDGSVCIEWNGVARLHMNFEDKGVFRCYTLQWQALTPGLLPTDCYELKRDNGLWFGGGITKGQEWSLSYANFDFMPYASGDSKVHQFGNGVKRYFINSIGVAMQVSERTPLQLGINRTENQFCLRAANDDFTFVNRLTALPQLDYKICTTEDMRSLHMLMTQQSLWDGLKEQDIQVLHSLLEEPVWRIPNQDLPDSLNETVICDYSESAIAMGLGHIVINEFWQENIGDFTVDRARFPTLKDTIDVLHRRGFKVVFTIQPFISTDSVNFKDAVRRKLLIYERHSERSIPALTRYKSCSSAGVLDITNNASVPWLLEKLQRLKDEYGVKSFYLDLGTGYNLPHYYQCRQPLDNPDMYARMLTASLEGEGLMAVSTASVVPKPPIFLSTPPANATWEGLRETLAAVLNYGVIGYPFVLPGAIGGDYLLERSLTKMVTFYSLGQPPLPDPELFIRWLQLATFLPAMQFSHLPSEYRSDLITRVAQEMKEVRQTVVIALLKKYLSPSMNEGLPLVRPLWMMDPHDPACLIVSDEFSVGEELIVAPILDAGREEREVYLPQGVWKDGIDGSLRKGSRWMHGYRVPKDKIAYFRKMPDNTRF, via the exons ATGAGCTCACCCAATGGCAGTCGCTTCACGCTGTCGAGTGTGCCGACCGAGGAGAGACCACCCGACAAGGATACACATATTGACAAGGATAAGGATATGGAGAAG ATAGCGGATGATGCGAATTCCAGCCAGGGAACACCGGCCACTACGCCGTGCGACACCACATTGAATACGCCGGATAAGGGCATGGGCGCTACGACAATTAATTTCGCTGCAACCCCCAACGATGAGGACAGTGACGATGAGTTTGGGAATGCCAAGAAACGGGTTTATCG CGATCGCTTTCGCAACCGGAGACGTGCCTCGATCGCCCCGCTGCCGGCCCTGCGACTCAACAGCAAAGAGATGTTGGCCAGCGATTTCGATACCCACAGCCTGGCCAGCAACCAGGCCTCGATAACGAGCGTCAACTCTCTGGCCAGCTTGTTGCGCGAAAAGATGCAG GCCTTTCCCCAGCTAATACGCAAGAAGAAGCGGGAGACTAAGGACTACAAAATCAAGATATTCGTCATCATTATGTTCTTCATCATTATATTTCTG ATTGGCTATGCGTACATTGCGTACCACCAGCAGGTGCTGACGAAGAGCTACTTCCAGAAGATCAAGTTCAATTCGGTGGATCGCATCTTTCGCATACTGAACCAGGATGACAAGGAGGTGATATCGGGGCAGCTGGGTGTGACCCTGGGCAGCGATTCGGCGCCGTTTCACTgcctggaggagcagcggcgCTCGGACGGCAGCGTCTGCATCGAGTGGAACGGCGTGGCGCGTCTCCACATGAACTTCGAGGACAAGGGCGTCTTTCGGTGCTACACGTTGCAGTGGCAGGCGCTGACGCCCGGCCTCCTGCCCACCGACTGCTACGAGCTGAAGCGGGACAACGGGCTGTGGTTCGGCGGTGGCATCACCAAGGGCCAGGAGTGGTCCCTCAGCTACGCCAACTTTGACTTCATGCCGTATGCCAGCGGGGACAGCAAGGTGCACCAGTTCGGGAATGGGGTGAAGCGCTACTTCATCAACTCCATCGGGGTGGCCATGCAGGTGAGCGAGCGAACGCCGCTGCAGTTGGGCATCAATCGGACGGAGAACCAGTTCTGCCTGCGGGCGGCCAACGATGACTTCACGTTCGTCAATCGGCTGACGGCGCTGCCGCAGCTGGACTACAAGATCTGCACCACGGAGGACATGCGCAGCCTGCACATGCTGATGACGCAGCAGAGCCTGTGGGACGGCCTGAAGGAGCAGGACATTCAGGTGCTGCActcgctgctggaggagcccGTGTGGCGCATACCCAATCAGGATCTGCCCGACTCCCTCAACGAGACGGTCATCTGCGACTACTCGGAGAGCGCCATTGCCATGGGCCTCGGCCACATCGTGATCAACGAGTTCTGGCAGGAGAATATCGGGGACTTCACCGTGGACCGAGCGCGCTTTCCCACGCTCAAGGACACCATCGATGTGCTGCATCGGCGCGGCTTCAAGGTGGTCTTCACCATCCAGCCCTTCATCAGCACGGACAGCGTGAACTTCAAGGACGCGGTGCGCCGCAAGCTGCTGATCTACGAGCGCCACTCGGAGCGCAGCATCCCGGCGCTCACCCGCTACAAGAGCTGCTCCAGCGCCGGCGTTCTGGACATCACCAACAACGCCTCGGTGCCGTGGCTGCTCGAGAAGCTGCAACGCCTCAAGGACGAGTATGGCGTGAAGAGCTTCTACCTGGATCTGGGCACCGGCTACAATTTGCCGCACTACTACCAATGCCGCCAGCCGCTCGACAATCCGGACATGTACGCCCGCATGCTGACCGCCAGCCTGGAGGGTGAGGGCCTGATGGCCGTCTCCACGGCCAGCGTGGTGCCCAAGCCGCCAATTTTCCTCAGCACTCCGCCGGCGAATGCCACCTGGGAGGGACTGCGCGAGACTCTGGCTGCCGTCCTCAACTACGGCGTCATTGGCTATCCGTTCGTTCTGCCGGGGGCCATTGGCGGGGACTATCTGCTGGAGCGGTCGCTCACCAAAATGGTCACGTTCTACTCGCTCGgccagccgccgctgcccgaTCCGGAGCTCTTCATACgctggctgcagctggccacCTTCCTGCCGGCAATGCAGTTCAGCCATTTGCCCAGCGAGTATCGCAGCGATCTGATCACACGCGTCGCCCAGGAGATGAAGGAGGTGCGCCAGACGGTGGTGATTGCCCTGCTCAAGAAGTACCTCAGTCCGTCGATGAACGAGGGCCTGCCCCTGGTGCGGCCGCTCTGGATGATGGACCCCCATGATCCCGCCTGCCTCATTGTCAGCGATGAGTTCTCCGTCGGTGAGGAGCTGATTGTGGCGCCCATTCTAGACGCGGGTCGTGAAGAGCGCGAGG TGTACCTGCCGCAGGGTGTGTGGAAGGATGGCATCGATGGATCCCTGCGCAAGGGCAGCCGCTGGATGCACGGCTATCGGGTGCCCAAGGACAAGATCGCCTACTTCCGCAAGATGCCCGACAATACGCGCTTCTAG
- the LOC117891007 gene encoding A disintegrin and metalloproteinase with thrombospondin motifs 7 isoform X2, which yields MPSLGLTTLLFLWLVLEAEADHHHGSLIEESITRISPSPSPRPTLFGLHTDELMAGEGELVVPRRVYPDGAFMTHSLAYAHDRDHRRHRQRRSLVDQEEQEEAVLHLQLPLRNETLHLELIPHSYFLAPQLVVERHRRDLRTRSSLSEKHLNCHFHGKVRGQPSTNVAISTCSGLVGHIRTASNEYFIEPSKQHEPHPEHGHPHVLFQRSSVKPKQQAGRKRNNRKRTGGGGGGGGGGAVAGSGISNCGTREPRRRMETRLEWQARGKVKIQGGRQIRRRHHHHGHDQGQGNRHRGQQLHRRQHRRHRHHQQPHTKFKYETHPQGQEEGQSQSQGQGHKQKRSISSPRHVETLIVADATMTAFHKDLNGYLLTIMNMVSALYKDPSIGNSIEIVVVRIIRLDEEESQQQLNLTQNAQKNLDRFCSWQHKLNKGSEKDPHHHDVAILITRKNICANNCMTLGLANVGGMCKPKQSCSVNEDNGIMLAHTITHELGHNFGMFHDTAKIGCHPRVGPIVHIMTPTFGADTLQVCWSNCSRKYITHFLDQGLGECLDDPPTPLDEYNYTGELPGARYNARGQCRMQFNLTTDSEVGACSAPHEFCSTLWCRVNGECVTNMRPTAPGTSCGRNKWCQNGKCVRREELAAVNGGWGNWSEWSECSRSCGGGVSTQQRECDSPVPANGGVFCIGERKRYKICRKRLCPEQEPSFRAQQCARYDNVSYQGATYKWLPFFDKNNPCRLFCSDVDDTIIANWGETVLDGTPCTLGTNNMCIDGICKLVAIGSLTRTCRTIVAVSAAVLAISANR from the exons ATGCCGAGCCTTGGCCTGACCACGCTGCTCTTTCTGTGGCTGGTCctggaggcagaggcagatcaTCATCACGGATCCCTAATTGAAGAATCAATCACAAGgatcagtcccagtcccagtccccgtcCCACACTCTTTGGCCTCCACACGGACGAGCTGATGGCGGGTGAGGGGGAGCTGGTGGTGCCACGACGCGTATACCCCGACGGCGCCTTCATGACGCACTCCCTGGCATACGCTCACGATCGGGATCATCGTCGGCATCGACAGCGACGGAGCCTGGTGGATCAGGAGGAACAGGAGGAAGCTGTGCTgcatttgcagctgccactgcgcAATGAGACGCTGCACCTGGAGCTCAT ACCCCACAGCTATTTCCTGGCCCCACAGCTGGTGGTGGAGCGACACCGTCGGGACCTGCGCACCCGCTCGTCCCTATCCGAGAAGCACCTGAACTGCCACTTTCACGGGAAGGTGCGTGGCCAGCCATCGACCAATGTAGCCATCTCCACCTGCTCGGGGCTG GTCGGGCACATCCGGACGGCCAGCAATGAGTACTTCATTGAGCCCTCCAAGCAGCATGAGCCGCATCCGGAGCACGGACATCCGCATGTGCTGTTCCAGCGATCGTCCGTGAAGCCGAAACAACAGGCTGGCAGAAAGCGAAACAATCGCAAAAggacaggaggaggaggcggaggaggaggaggaggagctgttgCAGGCTCAGGGATTAGCAATTGTGGCACGCGAGAGCCCAGACGCCGCATGGAGACCCGCTTGGAATGGCAGGCGAGGGGCAAGGTGAAGATCCAAGGCGGACGACAGATACGTCGTCGTCACCATCATCACGGGCACGATCAGGGGCAGGGGAACAGGCATcgggggcagcagctgcatcgcCGTCAGCATCGTCGCCAtcgccaccaccagcaaccGCACACGAAATTCAAGTACGAGACGCACCCCCAGGGACAGGAAGAgggtcagagtcagagtcagggacagggacacaaGCAGAAGCGCTCCATAAGCAGCCCCAGGCATGTGGAGACGCTGATTGTGGCCGATGCCACAATGACGGCCTTCCACAAGGACCTCAACGGCTATCTGCTGACAATCATGAATATGGTTTCGGCGCTGTACAAGGATCCCAGCATCGGCAACTCCATTGAGATTGTGGTGGTGCGCATCATACGgctggacgaggaggagtcgcagcagcagctaaatcTCACACAGAATGCCCAAAAGAATCTCGATCGATTTTGCAG CTGGCAGCATAAGCTGAACAAAGGAAGCGAAAAGGATCCGCACCATCACGATGTGGCCATTCTGATCACGCGTAAGAATATTTGCGCCAACAATTGCAT GACCCTGGGCCTGGCCAACGTTGGAGGGATGTGCAAGCCAAAGCAGTCGTGCAGCGTCAACGAGGACAATGGCATCATGCTGGCCCACACGATCACCCACGAACTGGGGCACAA CTTTGGCATGTTCCATGACACGGCCAAGATTGGCTGCCATCCCCGGGTGGGGCCCATTGTGCACATCATGACGCCCACCTTTGGAGCGGACACGCTGCAGGTTTGCTGGTCGAACTGCAGCCGCAAGTACATAACGCATTTCCTCGA ccAGGGCCTGGGCGAGTGCCTAGACGATCCGCCAACGCCGCTGGACGAGTACAACTATACGGGCGAGCTGCCTGGAGCGAGGTACAATGCACGCGGCCAATGCCGGATGCAGTTCAACCTGACCACCGATAGCGAGGTGGGCGCCTGCTCCGCCCCGCACGAGTTCTGCTCGACGCTGTGGTGTCGCGTGAACGGCGAGTGCGTGACCAATATGCGGCCCACGGCGCCGGGCACCAGCTGCGGGCGGAACAAGTGGTGCCAGAACGGCAAGTGTGTGCGCCGCGAGGAGCTGGCGGCCGTCAACGGTGGCTGGGGTAACTGGAGCGAGTGGAGCGAATGCTCGCGCAGCTGCGGCGGTGGCGTTTCCACGCAACAGCGCGAATGTGACTCCCCGGTGCCGGCCAACGGCGGCGTCTTCTGCATTGGGGAGCGCAAGCGGTACAAGATCTGCCGCAAGCGGCTCTGTCCCGAGCAGGAGCCGAGCTTCCGTGCCCAGCAGTGCGCCCGCTACGACAATGTGAGCTACCAGGGAGCGACCTACAAGTGGCTGCCCTTCTTCGACAAGA ACAATCCCTGTCGACTGTTTTGCAGCGATGTGGACGACACAATCATCGCCAACTGGGGCGAGACGGTGCTGGATGGGACGCCCTGCACACTGGGAACGAACAACATGTGCATCGATGGCATCTGCAAG TTGGTTGCGATTGGATCGTTGACTCGGACATGCAGGACGATCGTTGCGGTGTCTGCGGCGGTGCTGGCGATCAGTGCAAACCGGTGA
- the LOC117891022 gene encoding myogenesis-regulating glycosidase isoform X3: protein MLASDFDTHSLASNQASITSVNSLASLLREKMQAFPQLIRKKKRETKDYKIKIFVIIMFFIIIFLIGYAYIAYHQQVLTKSYFQKIKFNSVDRIFRILNQDDKEVISGQLGVTLGSDSAPFHCLEEQRRSDGSVCIEWNGVARLHMNFEDKGVFRCYTLQWQALTPGLLPTDCYELKRDNGLWFGGGITKGQEWSLSYANFDFMPYASGDSKVHQFGNGVKRYFINSIGVAMQVSERTPLQLGINRTENQFCLRAANDDFTFVNRLTALPQLDYKICTTEDMRSLHMLMTQQSLWDGLKEQDIQVLHSLLEEPVWRIPNQDLPDSLNETVICDYSESAIAMGLGHIVINEFWQENIGDFTVDRARFPTLKDTIDVLHRRGFKVVFTIQPFISTDSVNFKDAVRRKLLIYERHSERSIPALTRYKSCSSAGVLDITNNASVPWLLEKLQRLKDEYGVKSFYLDLGTGYNLPHYYQCRQPLDNPDMYARMLTASLEGEGLMAVSTASVVPKPPIFLSTPPANATWEGLRETLAAVLNYGVIGYPFVLPGAIGGDYLLERSLTKMVTFYSLGQPPLPDPELFIRWLQLATFLPAMQFSHLPSEYRSDLITRVAQEMKEVRQTVVIALLKKYLSPSMNEGLPLVRPLWMMDPHDPACLIVSDEFSVGEELIVAPILDAGREEREVYLPQGVWKDGIDGSLRKGSRWMHGYRVPKDKIAYFRKMPDNTRF, encoded by the exons ATGTTGGCCAGCGATTTCGATACCCACAGCCTGGCCAGCAACCAGGCCTCGATAACGAGCGTCAACTCTCTGGCCAGCTTGTTGCGCGAAAAGATGCAG GCCTTTCCCCAGCTAATACGCAAGAAGAAGCGGGAGACTAAGGACTACAAAATCAAGATATTCGTCATCATTATGTTCTTCATCATTATATTTCTG ATTGGCTATGCGTACATTGCGTACCACCAGCAGGTGCTGACGAAGAGCTACTTCCAGAAGATCAAGTTCAATTCGGTGGATCGCATCTTTCGCATACTGAACCAGGATGACAAGGAGGTGATATCGGGGCAGCTGGGTGTGACCCTGGGCAGCGATTCGGCGCCGTTTCACTgcctggaggagcagcggcgCTCGGACGGCAGCGTCTGCATCGAGTGGAACGGCGTGGCGCGTCTCCACATGAACTTCGAGGACAAGGGCGTCTTTCGGTGCTACACGTTGCAGTGGCAGGCGCTGACGCCCGGCCTCCTGCCCACCGACTGCTACGAGCTGAAGCGGGACAACGGGCTGTGGTTCGGCGGTGGCATCACCAAGGGCCAGGAGTGGTCCCTCAGCTACGCCAACTTTGACTTCATGCCGTATGCCAGCGGGGACAGCAAGGTGCACCAGTTCGGGAATGGGGTGAAGCGCTACTTCATCAACTCCATCGGGGTGGCCATGCAGGTGAGCGAGCGAACGCCGCTGCAGTTGGGCATCAATCGGACGGAGAACCAGTTCTGCCTGCGGGCGGCCAACGATGACTTCACGTTCGTCAATCGGCTGACGGCGCTGCCGCAGCTGGACTACAAGATCTGCACCACGGAGGACATGCGCAGCCTGCACATGCTGATGACGCAGCAGAGCCTGTGGGACGGCCTGAAGGAGCAGGACATTCAGGTGCTGCActcgctgctggaggagcccGTGTGGCGCATACCCAATCAGGATCTGCCCGACTCCCTCAACGAGACGGTCATCTGCGACTACTCGGAGAGCGCCATTGCCATGGGCCTCGGCCACATCGTGATCAACGAGTTCTGGCAGGAGAATATCGGGGACTTCACCGTGGACCGAGCGCGCTTTCCCACGCTCAAGGACACCATCGATGTGCTGCATCGGCGCGGCTTCAAGGTGGTCTTCACCATCCAGCCCTTCATCAGCACGGACAGCGTGAACTTCAAGGACGCGGTGCGCCGCAAGCTGCTGATCTACGAGCGCCACTCGGAGCGCAGCATCCCGGCGCTCACCCGCTACAAGAGCTGCTCCAGCGCCGGCGTTCTGGACATCACCAACAACGCCTCGGTGCCGTGGCTGCTCGAGAAGCTGCAACGCCTCAAGGACGAGTATGGCGTGAAGAGCTTCTACCTGGATCTGGGCACCGGCTACAATTTGCCGCACTACTACCAATGCCGCCAGCCGCTCGACAATCCGGACATGTACGCCCGCATGCTGACCGCCAGCCTGGAGGGTGAGGGCCTGATGGCCGTCTCCACGGCCAGCGTGGTGCCCAAGCCGCCAATTTTCCTCAGCACTCCGCCGGCGAATGCCACCTGGGAGGGACTGCGCGAGACTCTGGCTGCCGTCCTCAACTACGGCGTCATTGGCTATCCGTTCGTTCTGCCGGGGGCCATTGGCGGGGACTATCTGCTGGAGCGGTCGCTCACCAAAATGGTCACGTTCTACTCGCTCGgccagccgccgctgcccgaTCCGGAGCTCTTCATACgctggctgcagctggccacCTTCCTGCCGGCAATGCAGTTCAGCCATTTGCCCAGCGAGTATCGCAGCGATCTGATCACACGCGTCGCCCAGGAGATGAAGGAGGTGCGCCAGACGGTGGTGATTGCCCTGCTCAAGAAGTACCTCAGTCCGTCGATGAACGAGGGCCTGCCCCTGGTGCGGCCGCTCTGGATGATGGACCCCCATGATCCCGCCTGCCTCATTGTCAGCGATGAGTTCTCCGTCGGTGAGGAGCTGATTGTGGCGCCCATTCTAGACGCGGGTCGTGAAGAGCGCGAGG TGTACCTGCCGCAGGGTGTGTGGAAGGATGGCATCGATGGATCCCTGCGCAAGGGCAGCCGCTGGATGCACGGCTATCGGGTGCCCAAGGACAAGATCGCCTACTTCCGCAAGATGCCCGACAATACGCGCTTCTAG